The Candidatus Deferrimicrobium sp. genome has a segment encoding these proteins:
- the pssA gene encoding CDP-diacylglycerol--serine O-phosphatidyltransferase: MRRGRWRDGDGLRRGVYVLPNLITSGSLFAGFHSIASTYNGNFEKAAIGIVVGAILDGIDGRVARMTHTTTRFGVEYDSLADLVTFGVAPAFLVYGWALSAFGRWGWLAAFLYLICGALRLARFNVQINTVEKGQFNGLPIPAAAVFVSSMILLFYYLGGSGSFKHFAVLLTIYVLAFLMVSTVRFNSFKDLEPLRRRPFNTLVVFIFLALLLAAEPQVMIFVLVTAYIVSGPVAEVIDAIRRRRSKHTENGKPVQEHDAH; the protein is encoded by the coding sequence ATGAGACGCGGGAGGTGGCGCGATGGAGACGGCCTGCGGCGGGGGGTCTACGTCCTGCCGAACCTCATCACGTCGGGATCCCTGTTCGCCGGGTTCCACTCGATCGCGTCCACGTACAACGGCAACTTCGAGAAGGCGGCGATCGGGATCGTCGTCGGGGCGATCCTCGACGGCATCGATGGCCGCGTCGCACGGATGACGCACACGACCACGAGATTCGGCGTCGAATACGACTCCCTGGCCGATCTCGTGACCTTCGGCGTCGCTCCCGCGTTCCTCGTCTACGGGTGGGCCCTCTCCGCGTTCGGCCGATGGGGATGGCTGGCGGCGTTCCTCTACCTCATCTGCGGGGCGCTGCGACTCGCGCGCTTCAACGTCCAGATCAACACGGTGGAGAAGGGGCAGTTCAACGGGCTTCCCATCCCGGCGGCGGCGGTCTTCGTCTCCTCCATGATCCTGCTCTTCTACTACCTGGGCGGGTCGGGGAGCTTCAAGCACTTCGCAGTGCTCCTGACGATCTACGTGCTCGCCTTTCTCATGGTGAGCACCGTCAGGTTCAACTCCTTCAAGGACCTCGAGCCGCTCCGGCGGCGCCCCTTCAACACGCTGGTGGTGTTCATCTTCCTCGCGCTGCTGCTGGCGGCGGAGCCGCAGGTGATGATCTTCGTCCTGGTAACCGCATACATCGTTTCCGGGCCGGTGGCCGAGGTGATCGACGCGATCCGGCGTCGGCGATCAAAGCACACGGAAAACGGGAAGCCGGTCCAAGAGCATGACGCTCACTGA
- a CDS encoding phosphatidylserine decarboxylase family protein — protein MSGKKGPMLAPEGWPFILGGAAFAVVVYLLWPRGAPLAALGLLLALFSLWFFRNPDRTPPSGTGLVVSPADGRIVYAGVSPPGRYALAAGKRVSIFMSGIDVHVNRAPVSGRVTAIRYHKGEFHVASVDKASLMNEQNGVTIATPEGRTVTYVQIAGIVARRIVCDLKEGDAVRQGQRVGMIRFGSRVDLYLPADVRLSVAPGDHVRAGESVIGILP, from the coding sequence TTGAGCGGAAAGAAGGGGCCGATGCTCGCGCCGGAGGGATGGCCCTTCATCCTCGGGGGAGCGGCATTCGCGGTCGTCGTGTACCTTCTTTGGCCAAGAGGGGCTCCTCTTGCCGCTCTCGGGCTTCTTCTGGCCCTGTTCTCCCTCTGGTTCTTCCGGAACCCCGACCGGACGCCGCCGTCGGGGACGGGACTCGTCGTCTCTCCCGCCGATGGTAGAATCGTCTATGCGGGGGTGTCCCCGCCGGGGCGGTACGCGTTGGCGGCCGGCAAGAGGGTCAGCATTTTCATGTCCGGCATCGATGTCCATGTCAACCGGGCGCCGGTGTCCGGGCGAGTGACGGCGATCCGGTACCACAAGGGAGAGTTCCACGTGGCGAGCGTCGACAAGGCGTCGCTCATGAACGAGCAGAACGGCGTGACAATCGCCACGCCGGAAGGGCGCACGGTCACGTATGTGCAGATCGCGGGGATCGTCGCCCGCCGGATCGTGTGCGACCTCAAGGAGGGGGATGCGGTGCGCCAGGGACAGCGGGTGGGGATGATCCGGTTCGGCTCCCGGGTCGACCTGTATCTTCCGGCGGATGTGCGGCTGTCGGTCGCCCCCGGAGACCACGTCCGGGCCGGCGAGAGCGTGATCGGAATTCTCCCATGA
- the ilvC gene encoding ketol-acid reductoisomerase yields the protein MYREQDAKMELLKGKTIAILGYGSQGHAHANNLKESGFKVIVGEIPGGGNEKKAKDAGFEVADAASVVKKANVVVMLLPDELQGGIYRESVAPNLRKGAYLMFAHGFNIHFGQIVPRPDVNVFMVAPKGPGHLVRAQYLKGEGVPALIAVHQDPAGNAKDVALAYAAGIGAARAGVIETSFREETETDLFGEQAVLCGGATALVLAGYETLVEAGYAPEMAYFECLHELKLIVDLIYEGGISNMRYSISNTAQYGDLTRGPRVVSPETKAEMKRILEEIQSGSFAKEWMLENQANRPVFNALTRRGEEHPIEEVGRRLRALMPWMSKGRLVDKTKN from the coding sequence ATGTACCGGGAACAGGATGCGAAGATGGAACTGCTCAAGGGAAAGACGATCGCGATCCTCGGGTACGGCAGCCAGGGGCACGCCCACGCGAACAACCTGAAGGAGAGCGGGTTCAAAGTCATCGTCGGGGAGATCCCCGGCGGCGGGAACGAGAAGAAGGCGAAGGACGCCGGCTTCGAGGTGGCGGACGCCGCCTCGGTGGTGAAGAAGGCGAACGTGGTCGTCATGCTCCTTCCCGACGAGCTCCAGGGAGGGATCTACCGCGAGTCGGTGGCGCCCAACCTGCGCAAAGGCGCGTACCTGATGTTCGCGCACGGCTTCAACATCCACTTCGGGCAGATCGTGCCGCGCCCCGACGTCAACGTCTTCATGGTCGCCCCCAAGGGGCCGGGTCACCTCGTTCGCGCCCAGTACCTGAAGGGGGAAGGAGTGCCGGCGCTCATCGCCGTCCACCAGGACCCGGCGGGGAACGCGAAGGACGTGGCGCTCGCCTACGCGGCGGGGATCGGCGCCGCGCGCGCCGGGGTGATCGAAACGTCCTTCCGGGAGGAGACCGAAACCGACCTCTTCGGGGAACAGGCGGTCCTTTGCGGCGGGGCGACGGCGCTGGTGCTCGCGGGGTATGAAACGCTGGTGGAGGCGGGGTACGCGCCGGAGATGGCGTACTTCGAGTGCCTGCACGAACTGAAGCTGATCGTCGACCTCATCTACGAGGGAGGGATCTCCAACATGCGCTACTCGATCAGCAACACGGCGCAGTACGGCGACCTGACGCGTGGCCCGCGCGTCGTCTCTCCCGAGACGAAAGCGGAGATGAAGCGGATCCTCGAGGAGATCCAGAGCGGTTCCTTCGCGAAGGAGTGGATGCTGGAGAACCAGGCCAATCGCCCGGTCTTCAACGCCCTCACGCGCCGCGGCGAGGAGCACCCGATCGAGGAGGTCGGCCGCAGGCTTCGGGCGTTGATGCCGTGGATGTCGAAGGGGCGCCTGGTCGACAAGACGAAGAATTGA
- the ilvN gene encoding acetolactate synthase small subunit: MRHTISVLVENEFGVLSRVSGLFSGRGFNIESLCVAETMDAQVSRMTIVTSGNDQIIEQILKQLNKLVPVLKVIDFTGVETVDRELVLVKVNADGEGKQEVLRLVDIFRARIVDVALRCYTIEMTGGEGKVQAFLQMLRPLGIREIVRTGKIAISRGM, from the coding sequence ATGCGCCACACGATTTCCGTCCTGGTGGAGAACGAGTTCGGTGTGTTGAGCCGTGTCTCAGGGCTCTTTTCGGGTCGCGGGTTCAACATCGAATCGCTCTGCGTGGCGGAGACGATGGATGCGCAGGTCTCCCGGATGACGATCGTGACCAGCGGGAACGACCAGATCATCGAGCAGATCCTGAAGCAGTTGAACAAGCTCGTTCCGGTCCTGAAGGTGATCGACTTCACGGGCGTGGAGACGGTCGACCGGGAACTGGTGCTCGTCAAGGTGAACGCCGACGGGGAAGGGAAGCAGGAGGTGCTGCGGCTGGTCGACATCTTCCGCGCCCGGATCGTCGACGTCGCGCTGCGCTGCTACACGATCGAGATGACGGGGGGCGAGGGGAAGGTGCAGGCCTTCCTGCAGATGCTCCGGCCCCTGGGCATCCGCGAGATCGTGCGGACCGGCAAGATCGCCATCTCCCGCGGGATGTAG